A window of the Streptomyces sp. Ag109_O5-10 genome harbors these coding sequences:
- a CDS encoding sensor histidine kinase, translating to MRFPSVPRPRSLAGQLFAMQAVLIAVVVAGYALFTYVSDRHQAQDAATRQATAVARSVADSPSVRAAIHTAHPSTELQPYALQVMRGTEVDFVTIMTPDGIRWTHPDETQIGKHYLGHIEAAQQGHTYSETYKGTLGASVRTVTPVEEKGRVIGLVSAGIKVEAISQRVQEQVTALLGVAASALLLGALGTYVVNARLRRHTHGMNAAELSHMHDYHQAALHAVREGLLMLDGQYRVALINDGGRELLGVGAEEDVVGRSVAELGLPAPLTGALLASGPRVDEVHLTADRVLVVNTSPVSGGERRGTVATLRDVTELQSLMGELDSERGFTQALRSQAHEAANRLHTVVSLIELGRAEEAVDFATAELELAQALTDQVVAAVSEPVLAALLLGKTAQANERGVELVVSDESRLDDGLLPESLSARDLVTVLGNLIDNAVDAAQGTVRARVTVTAYAEDAELVMRVTDTGAGVDPAHVELVFQRGFSTKPAGPGGRGLGLALVRQAVVRLDGTLTVTEAPEGGAVFEVRLPLRESLAGGEAR from the coding sequence ATGCGTTTTCCGTCCGTCCCCCGCCCCCGCAGCCTGGCCGGCCAGCTCTTCGCCATGCAGGCCGTGCTGATAGCGGTCGTGGTCGCCGGTTACGCGCTGTTCACGTACGTCAGCGACCGCCACCAGGCGCAGGACGCGGCGACCCGGCAGGCGACGGCGGTGGCCAGGTCGGTCGCCGACTCGCCGTCGGTCCGCGCGGCGATCCACACCGCGCATCCCTCCACCGAGCTCCAGCCGTACGCCCTCCAGGTGATGCGGGGCACCGAGGTCGACTTCGTCACGATCATGACTCCGGACGGCATCCGCTGGACCCACCCCGACGAGACCCAGATCGGCAAGCACTACCTCGGCCACATCGAGGCGGCCCAGCAGGGCCACACCTACAGCGAGACCTACAAGGGCACCCTCGGGGCCTCGGTGCGCACGGTGACCCCAGTGGAGGAGAAGGGCCGGGTGATCGGCCTGGTCAGCGCCGGCATCAAAGTGGAGGCGATCAGCCAGCGGGTCCAGGAACAGGTGACGGCGCTGCTCGGGGTGGCGGCGAGCGCGCTGCTGCTGGGAGCGCTGGGCACGTACGTCGTCAACGCCCGGCTGCGCCGCCACACCCACGGCATGAACGCCGCGGAACTGAGCCATATGCACGACTACCACCAGGCGGCGCTGCACGCGGTGCGCGAGGGGCTGCTGATGCTGGACGGCCAGTACCGGGTGGCGCTGATCAACGACGGGGGCCGGGAGCTGCTGGGAGTGGGCGCCGAGGAGGACGTGGTCGGACGCTCGGTGGCCGAGCTGGGCCTGCCGGCCCCGCTGACCGGCGCGTTGCTGGCTTCTGGCCCCCGGGTGGACGAGGTGCACCTGACGGCGGACCGGGTCCTGGTGGTGAACACGTCCCCGGTCTCGGGCGGCGAGCGGCGCGGCACCGTGGCCACCCTCCGGGACGTCACCGAACTCCAGTCGCTGATGGGCGAGCTGGACTCGGAGCGAGGCTTCACGCAGGCGCTGCGCTCACAGGCGCACGAGGCGGCGAACCGCCTGCACACGGTGGTCTCGCTCATCGAACTCGGCCGGGCGGAGGAGGCGGTGGACTTCGCGACCGCGGAACTGGAGCTGGCGCAGGCGCTGACCGACCAGGTGGTGGCCGCCGTCAGCGAACCGGTCCTCGCCGCTCTCCTGCTGGGCAAGACCGCCCAGGCGAACGAGCGGGGCGTGGAGCTGGTGGTCTCGGACGAGAGCCGGCTGGATGACGGTTTGCTACCGGAGAGCCTGTCGGCGCGCGATCTGGTCACCGTCCTCGGCAACCTGATCGACAACGCGGTGGACGCGGCCCAGGGGACGGTCAGGGCACGCGTGACGGTGACCGCGTACGCGGAGGACGCGGAATTGGTGATGCGGGTGACGGACACGGGCGCGGGGGTCGACCCCGCCCACGTCGAGCTGGTCTTCCAGCGCGGCTTCTCGACGAAGCCGGCGGGGCCGGGCGGACGGGGGCTGGGCCTGGCCCTGGTACGGCAGGCGGTCGTACGGCTGGACGGCACCCTGACGGTGACGGAGGCGCCGGAGGGCGGAGCGGTGTTCGAGGTACGGCTGCCGTTGCGGGAGTCGCTGGCGGGGGGCGAGGCACGATGA